The following proteins are encoded in a genomic region of Bos javanicus breed banteng chromosome 20, ARS-OSU_banteng_1.0, whole genome shotgun sequence:
- the CDH10 gene encoding cadherin-10 isoform X3 encodes MTRVAVFVRILDVNDNAPQFAVFYDTFVCENARPGQLIQTISAVDKDDPLGGQKFFFSLAAVNPNFTVQDNEDNTARILTRKNGFNRHEISTYLLPVVISDNDYPIQSSTGTLTIRVCACDNQGNMQSCSAEALLLPAGLSTGALIAILLCIIILLVIVVLFAALKRQRKKEPLILSKEDIRDNIVSYNDEGGGEEDTQAFDIGTLRNPAAIEEKKLRRDIIPETLFIPRRTPTAPDNADVRDFINERLKEHDLDPTAPPYDSLATYAYEGNDSIAESLSSLESGTTDGDQNYDYLREWGPRFNKLAEMYGGGESDKDA; translated from the exons ATGACTCGAGTGGCTGTTTTCGTGAGAATTTTGGATGTTAATGACAATGCCCCACAATTTGCTGTGTTCTATGACACTTTTGTCTGTGAAAATGCCAGACCAGGACAG cTAATACAGACTATAAGTGCAGTAGACAAAGATGATCCTTTAGGTGGACAGAAATTTTTCTTCAGTTTAGCTGCTGTCAATCCAAACTTCACAGTACAAGACAACGAAG ataataCCGCCAGAATTTTAACCAGAAAAAAtggattcaatagacatgaaatAAGCACTTATCTCTTGCCCGTGGTGATTTCGGACAACGATTACCCAATTCAGAGCAGCACCGGCACACTCACCATCCGAGTGTGTGCTTGCGACAACCAAGGCAACATGCAGTCCTGCAGCGCCGAGGCCCTGCTCCTGCCTGCCGGGCTCAGCACAGGGGCTCTGATCGCCATTCTCCTCTGCATCATCATTCTGTTGG ttaTAGTAGTACTGTTCGCAGCTCTGAAGAGACAGCGGAAAAAAGAGCCTCTGATCTTGTCTAAAGAAGACATCAGAGACAACATCGTGAGCTATAATGATGAAGGTGGCGGAGAGGAGGACACTCAGGCCTTTGATATCGGCACCTTGAGGAATCCGGCCGCTATTGAGGAAAAAAAGCTGCGGCGAGATATTATTCCAGAAACCTTATTTATCCCCCGGAGGACTCCGACGGCCCCGGATAACGCGGACGTCCGGGATTTCATCAATGAAAGGCTCAAGGAACACGACCTGGATCCCACGGCGCCTCCCTACGACTCGCTCGCTACCTACGCCTACGAAGGGAACGACTCCATCGCCGAGTCTCTGAGTTCCTTGGAATCAGGTACCACTGATGGAGACCAAAACTACGATTACCTCCGAGAATGGGGCCCTCGGTTTAACAAGCTGGCGGAGATGTACGGCGGCGGGGAAAGCGACAAAGACGCTTAA